In Nicotiana tabacum cultivar K326 chromosome 17, ASM71507v2, whole genome shotgun sequence, one DNA window encodes the following:
- the LOC107802194 gene encoding NDR1/HIN1-like protein 26, which translates to MDNTHELPVYADEDRPVRRHHSARYYAHHIKESLTTRLSKLVCTIFLTLLAIVGIIGFILWLGLRPHRPRIFLHDFSIPAISQGIGPESAQINFNVTARNSNQVIGIFYDAMQVTATYQEQSIGNSQLLTPFYQLPKNTTVLAGTFSGPMITVTGTQWQQMLEDRSRGTVVFRIELTAKIRFRLWSWNSKHHRMHANCPVGVGQDGMVLAGYIDKRCPEYFN; encoded by the coding sequence ATGGATAACACGCACGAGTTACCTGTTTATGCAGATGAAGACCGCCCTGTACGGAGGCACCACTCGGCTCGATACTATGCTCACCATATTAAAGAAAGTCTAACTACTAGACTCTCCAAGTTAGTTTGTACAATTTTCTTAACCCTTCTTGCTATTGTTGGTATCATTGGATTCATTTTATGGCTAGGTTTGCGCCCTCATCGCCCAAGAATTTTCCTCCATGATTTCTCAATTCCAGCTATAAGTCAGGGAATTGGACCTGAAAGTGCACAAATAAACTTCAATGTAACAGCAAGAAATTCAAATCAAGTTATTGGGATTTTTTACGATGCAATGCAGGTGACAGCGACTTATCAAGAACAAAGTATTGGGAATTCGCAATTATTGACTCCATTTTATCAACTGCCCAAAAACACAACTGTTCTTGCTGGTACATTTTCAGGCCCTATGATTACGGTGACCGGAACACAATGGCAGCAAATGCTCGAGGATCGGTCTAGAGGAACGGTGGTTTTTCGGATAGAATTAACGGCGAAAATTCGATTTAGGTTATGGTCGTGGAATAGTAAACATCATAGGATGCATGCTAATTGTCCTGTGGGAGTAGGCCAGGATGGTATGGTCTTGGCTGGTTACATAGATAAGAGATGTCCAGAATATTTCAACTAG
- the LOC142172030 gene encoding protein NDR1-like has translation MNHRRISKPYDFDLYCWFFQVAAVLSLISLVMWLCLIPRNPIFTLVDFSFLDLNVKNSSLLGDNNSVILNLEIFNPNKGMSIYYNDINFTLNYNGLVVGRSSTQGIYQGHKNIARKEVQMYNVDELFWQGIGNGSIDFVVRFETKVKLKIFKWRTKLRQINYVAYMSNMTMSSNGTISGESLLNCTPKTLHF, from the coding sequence ATGAATCATCGAAGGATATCCAAACCTTATGATTTTGATCTCTACTGTTGGTTCTTCCAAGTTGCAGCTGTCTTAAGTTTGATCTCATTAGTCATGTGGCTTTGTTTGATTCCAAGAAATCCAATTTTTACTCTTGTTGATTTCTCCTTCCTTGACTTGAACGTTAAGAATTCTTCTCTCCTTGGCGACAACAATTCTGTAATTTTAAACCTTGAAATTTTCAATCCCAACAAAGGTATGAGCATTTACTATAATGATATCAACTTCACTTTGAATTACAATGGTTTGGTTGTAGGCAGAAGTTCTACACAAGGGATTTACCAAGGCCACAAAAACATTGCAAGAAAGGAAGTGCAAATGTATAATGTTGATGAGCTATTTTGGCAAGGAATTGGCAATGGAAGTATAGATTTCGTAGTTCGTTTCGAAacaaaagttaagcttaagataTTCAAATGGAGGACGAAGCTACGACAGATAAATTATGTAGCATATATGAGTAATATGACGATGAGTTCTAATGGAACTATATCTGGTGAAAGCTTGTTAAATTGTACCCCCAAAACTTTGCACTTTTGA